In the genome of Drosophila kikkawai strain 14028-0561.14 chromosome 2R, DkikHiC1v2, whole genome shotgun sequence, the window agcagcagaactGGCAGGGTCAGCAGCAGACAATTGGGTATACCGAGCAGCCAGCTCCcattcagcagcagcagcgccagccgGAACCGCCCAAGGAGAAGCCGCCGCTACCCGAGGAATACATATACTTGCAAACGGTTCTAGAAGAGCTAAAGAATCGCTGTCTGAGCGCAACGAATGATCCGGTGagttaaattgaaattttcccATTAATTCcttaacaatttattaattttcttcaTTCATTGACAGCGCACAAAACGCAAGTTTGTGGATGTGGTCAAGCGGCTGGAAAATCTCTACGACTGCCTGAGGGATGGCAAGGTAAGCAGCTTGGACTCCTTACCCTACATTAACCTTAATCCCTACTTCCTCTCTTTGCCGCAGCTCACTCCCACAACGGTGCAATATCTAAATCAGATAGTTCAGTACATCCAAATAGCGGACTATGCCAATGCCTTGGAGATCCACACCCGGATAGCCTTTGGCACGGACTTTGCGCAGTGCGCAGGCTTCATGCAGGGACTGAAGGTGCTCCTGCAATCGGCTGCTGAGCTGCAGTTGGTCTTGCGCTAGGACACGAGCTCAAGCTCAAGCCagtttatatacttatatattgtcgtctattttgtgtgtgtttttgtaaGCAAAGTGTGGCTGGTTACCTTTGTTGTTGGTGCAGCAGGGATGGCCTTATCCCAGAGCAAGTGTCAAACGTTATTCCGtgtatttgaaatatatatttccactTAAACCGCATAAATAGTaacgaaaacaaataaaagcagGCTCTATTCACATCAGTTTCGGTTGATTTCTGATGTTCTCCAAGTCGAGTTGCATTTGCGGCGGAGCGGCCAGCGGAGATTGTGGTGATCGTGCATAGTCCAGCTGCTCTTCGGGCAGCAGGCGATACTTCTTGAGATACTTGTACGAGGCATTCGAAATGTCGTTCGGGCTACTGCTCTGCCCGGGAGTATGACCGAGATTGTCGATCTGACGTAGGGGTTCGGCATGATTGGGGGATTTGGGCGAAGACCCCAAGCGCATATCCTTCATCAGCTCGTCGACGGGCTGTCGCAAGTACTTAAGGGCCAACTCGTTCATGACCATGCTCTTTTCAGTGTTTGGTTTGGCGAGTTGAGGGATCCGCTTCGCTGGTCCTTGGGGTGTGTTCGCCCGATAGCCCGTGGACTGGGCCATGGGCTGAGTGGGTCGTGGTGATTGAAATTGCTGAGGAACTACTCGTGCTGgaggctcctcctcctcctcaacTATGTAGTCCTGGATAATGGGTGTTAACCGCTTGcctggaaaatataaaactatttGAGGActtccactttttttttattggtttaccCACCATGGTTGTTATTATTGGTGGAAGTCAAAATATCGCACTGGCTAGCTGTTGTTCTGCTGGGCTTTGGTGCAGCTTCAGCTCTCGCCTGATGCTGTTCCAATAGCGTCTCGCAGAGACGCctcaactgctgctgctcctgccgcATGGTTTCCAGTAGCGATACCACTGTCGCCAGGTCGTTTTTATTGACCAAATTACTGACATCAATGTCCGAGTATACCACCGATGGCAGCGATGTTCGCGGAGAACTTCGATTCACGACATCGGTCTGGGTTCCTGCACAAATCGTTAGAACATCCGAGCTAGACGGAGTAGACAAACGTCGCACCGATTGGAACTGCTGCTTCTTGGACTCGCTGTACATCCCTCCAGAACTAGTGGCACACGATCCTGCTTCAGTAGTGTAGTGACGGTCTCTAGGGATTACAATGTACTCGTTGGAGGAAATACCCAAGTtgtggttgttgctgctgctgggggcGGGGCGTGGTCCTAGTTCTGTGGTCAGAATGGGTGAGAAATTGACCCGTGGTAGCATCTGCTTCTTCCAGGAGGCAAAGGTAGGCTCAGGGCGCGGAGATTGCTCCTGCGCGGGCTGCATCTGCATTTGCATCATtggttcctgctgctgctgcggcggctgaCCAAACAATATGGACACCTCCGGCACGGTGGGCCGGATTACTTCGTTGGAGTGGCCCATAGGCACAGCCGCACTGGGCCTGGGAGCTGAACGGGGCAACATATCTTCCGTTTCGGGCTCAAACATATTTCGAATAAaggtttgtttattttccggCAAAATTCAATTCGAGCGGGAGAATCGGTCTGATTGGAGCTGGGTCGGATTAGGGGTGGACCTGGGGTCGGCGTGACATCGATAACTATGTGTCTCTTGAATTGTTTACGGCTGAAATCATCCTTTTTTGAGTAGAAATTGcggtataaattattttgttctttatttaaggagtttttaataaatttctaaagaatttaaaagtaaaatcgATATTTGACAACTCTATTTCTAGTGATGGCCATTATTATGAACGAccatcgatatatcgattaGTATTTTCACGATTAATAACAGAGTGTGTCATAGAAAAACTAGTAAAAACACTTTTCGGGGGAATCGGCAGATAATGCAAAATATGCCTGCTTTGGAGCACATAGATGCCATGTCCACGTCACCAACTGCACCAGCTGGAAATCCCGCGGTAGAGGCGGACGCAGAGACACCGCCCCAGGCAGCCCGCGAACTGACTCAGACGGATCATCTGAACAGGCGCCTCCTGAAGTCCCTCCTGGACAACATGCAATTTGCCAACGGTGGAGTGTCGTCCGACAACGAGGACGGCTCCAACGAAGAGTCCAACAACGAATTCGAAGAATAAATCCGTTTATTTATGTACAGTAAAGCTAGTGAACTAAAACTTGTCATAACAATTGTCCATTT includes:
- the ana2 gene encoding putative uncharacterized protein DDB_G0282129, translating into MFEPETEDMLPRSAPRPSAAVPMGHSNEVIRPTVPEVSILFGQPPQQQQEPMMQMQMQPAQEQSPRPEPTFASWKKQMLPRVNFSPILTTELGPRPAPSSSNNHNLGISSNEYIVIPRDRHYTTEAGSCATSSGGMYSESKKQQFQSVRRLSTPSSSDVLTICAGTQTDVVNRSSPRTSLPSVVYSDIDVSNLVNKNDLATVVSLLETMRQEQQQLRRLCETLLEQHQARAEAAPKPSRTTASQCDILTSTNNNNHGKRLTPIIQDYIVEEEEEPPARVVPQQFQSPRPTQPMAQSTGYRANTPQGPAKRIPQLAKPNTEKSMVMNELALKYLRQPVDELMKDMRLGSSPKSPNHAEPLRQIDNLGHTPGQSSSPNDISNASYKYLKKYRLLPEEQLDYARSPQSPLAAPPQMQLDLENIRNQPKLM
- the LOC108082500 gene encoding uncharacterized protein; the protein is MQNMPALEHIDAMSTSPTAPAGNPAVEADAETPPQAARELTQTDHLNRRLLKSLLDNMQFANGGVSSDNEDGSNEESNNEFEE